In Raphanus sativus cultivar WK10039 chromosome 5, ASM80110v3, whole genome shotgun sequence, the following proteins share a genomic window:
- the LOC108859642 gene encoding uncharacterized protein LOC108859642, which translates to MGAFWGTRVMEIVKKHDSGGLIWKRIKLTSTRKANAKTRLRRVWQNEAVLRACSTSDASSSPGVSNTESYTSAVKK; encoded by the exons atggGTGCGTTTTGGGGAACAAGGGTGATGGAGATTGTGAAGAAGCATGATTCGGGTGGGCTCATTTGGAAGAGAATCAAGCTTACCTCTACTCGTAAAGCCAATGCCAAAACCCGCCTCCGTCGCGTTTGGCAG AATGAAGCTGTTCTAAGGGCGTGTAGTACATCCGACGCATCAAGTTCTCCGGGAGTTAGCAACACAGAAAGCTATACCAGTGCGGTAAAAAAATGA